In Candidatus Pantoea floridensis, a single genomic region encodes these proteins:
- a CDS encoding methyl-accepting chemotaxis protein, with translation MGLVSRLRNVRITRKLSAGFGIVLLLVALATGLSVQRFNAIHDIYQKMNLIYDINIDVFQAKINRLKYLYGDDKSGQVMANYVSHAQQLTREAKQLSWTQGARERVDELATHLASFQNSIGAMTQATQQLNSLRSQLDALSQQDMTSRYTQLIRTPVINPELTQQIYEQLFAISNVREEAWALRFNVSATLRETLENHVQQADRGMQALLSQLPPEQQGEFNALWQDTEKFKNLSLQAADAYGQLRAAEDTVKVAGDKSSAAIKQIISIVKARNDELANDSATMSLLMGGLAILFGVLVAWYIIRQITRPVFHNLQLAERIASGDLSSHFATDRKDELGKLTSAMGRMNERLRSMIGEVLSSVSSVSQAASAINQGNLDLSSRTEQQAAAVVQTAASMEQLTATVKNNAANARQASQIAAEASQNASKGGIAVRDVVNTMGEISDSSKKIADITSVINSIAFQTNILALNAAVEAARAGEQGRGFAVVASEVRNLAQRSAGAAKDIEQLISESVGRISNGHQQVARAGETMDKILGSIARVNEIMEEISAASDEQSRGIEQIARAVGELDTTTQQNATLVSASSHSANSLEEHAMMLERLVAQFRLQGVGQ, from the coding sequence ATGGGGCTGGTATCCCGATTACGTAACGTGCGCATTACCCGCAAATTGTCGGCAGGATTTGGCATCGTGCTACTGTTAGTGGCGCTGGCGACCGGCTTGAGCGTGCAGCGCTTTAACGCCATTCATGACATCTATCAGAAAATGAACCTGATTTATGACATCAACATCGACGTGTTCCAGGCCAAAATTAACCGCCTCAAATATCTTTATGGCGATGACAAATCCGGTCAGGTGATGGCGAACTACGTTAGCCACGCGCAGCAGCTCACCCGCGAAGCCAAACAGCTTTCATGGACGCAAGGGGCGCGGGAACGGGTTGATGAACTCGCCACGCATCTCGCCAGCTTTCAAAACAGCATCGGCGCAATGACGCAGGCCACGCAGCAGCTCAATAGCCTGCGTTCCCAGCTTGATGCGCTGAGCCAGCAGGACATGACCTCTCGTTACACCCAGCTCATCCGCACCCCCGTCATCAATCCCGAACTGACGCAGCAGATCTACGAGCAACTGTTTGCCATCAGCAACGTACGTGAAGAAGCCTGGGCATTACGTTTTAACGTGAGCGCGACGCTACGTGAAACGCTGGAGAACCATGTTCAGCAGGCCGATCGGGGCATGCAAGCATTACTGTCCCAGTTACCGCCGGAACAGCAGGGCGAATTTAACGCCCTGTGGCAGGACACCGAAAAATTCAAAAACCTCAGCCTGCAAGCGGCGGATGCGTATGGTCAGCTGCGCGCTGCGGAAGATACAGTCAAAGTGGCGGGTGATAAAAGCAGCGCGGCAATCAAACAGATCATCAGCATCGTTAAAGCGCGCAACGATGAGCTCGCCAACGATTCTGCGACGATGTCGTTGCTGATGGGCGGTTTAGCGATCCTGTTTGGCGTGCTGGTGGCGTGGTACATCATCCGCCAAATCACCCGGCCAGTGTTCCACAACCTGCAGCTAGCAGAGCGTATCGCCAGCGGCGATCTTAGTTCGCATTTCGCAACCGATAGGAAAGATGAGCTGGGTAAATTGACGTCGGCGATGGGACGCATGAACGAGCGATTGCGCAGCATGATTGGCGAAGTGTTGAGCAGCGTCAGCAGCGTGTCGCAGGCAGCCAGTGCCATCAATCAAGGCAACCTCGATTTATCCTCGCGCACCGAACAACAAGCTGCGGCAGTGGTGCAAACCGCTGCCAGCATGGAGCAACTGACCGCTACGGTGAAGAACAACGCCGCCAATGCGCGTCAGGCCAGCCAGATTGCCGCGGAAGCCTCGCAAAACGCCAGTAAAGGCGGCATTGCGGTACGCGATGTGGTGAACACCATGGGTGAAATTTCTGATAGCTCGAAAAAGATTGCTGATATTACTTCAGTCATTAATAGCATCGCTTTCCAGACCAATATTCTGGCACTGAATGCCGCGGTAGAAGCCGCCCGCGCTGGTGAGCAGGGACGCGGTTTTGCAGTGGTTGCCAGTGAAGTGCGTAATCTGGCGCAGCGTAGCGCCGGCGCGGCAAAGGATATTGAGCAACTGATCAGTGAGTCGGTGGGACGTATTAGCAATGGCCACCAGCAGGTAGCACGCGCGGGTGAAACCATGGATAAAATCCTCGGCAGTATTGCGCGCGTGAATGAGATCATGGAAGAGATCTCAGCCGCATCGGATGAGCAGAGTCGCGGCATTGAGCAGATCGCGCGCGCGGTTGGCGAACTGGATACCACCACGCAGCAGAATGCTACGCTGGTCAGCGCCTCTTCTCATTCGGCCAACTCGCTGGAAGAGCATGCGATGATGCTGGAACGGTTGGTCGCACAGTTCCGGCTGCAAGGGGTAGGGCAGTAA